In Planococcus citri chromosome 4, ihPlaCitr1.1, whole genome shotgun sequence, the genomic window ATAATCAATTTTATTCGGTTCACGCTCTTATAGGTAGCTTTTCTTTTcatggaagaagaaaataaagTACAGCGGACacgtttgaaaatattatatcCAAACAGCTGATGTGCTGATAAAATATACGTAGCAACGTTCGTAATCTATCACGTATCGAGTAATTCGATAAAATTACCATTACCATCGcggaaaagaggaaaaaattctaaataatcGCACAGTTCCTGTTTAGTCggaaaaatttgaacgattGGGAATGCCCTCGTGTCAGATGtgacattgataaaatttctacCATAGGTaccaatatttaaaattattcaacatttttgtttccaacctccccttccaaaatttgttcgaaccccATCTGGAAGGTCTGGAGTAAAAAACTGAGATTTCAGTCCCTCctcctcaccccctccccctcgatACATCACTTCGTCAAGCCTTTAGATCTGGATTAAATAAGTTACTTATATGTATACATTGGAAACAAGTCGATGACGATGAAACTACCGATgataaaatcattcaattctcGGATTAAGTTAATGAATAAATGAAGGGGTCCGGTATTCGTACCTTGCAACTTGAAATGCAACGATTCAATAATTTATTGTAGAATTACTCACCTAAGCAGACATACAGACAGATCATACATACAGATGGACAAAATTACACGCAACgagagacgaaaaaaaaatcgccagcTGCAACGAGAGGATTAACGCCAAAATCCGCCCCCCTTGATAAGCGGTCGCTGACTCTCGCGAATCCTGACTTGTCGCCGAATGAAAATCGCATCGTGTTATGCCGCATATGTAATTAATTGGCAGCTGCGATACACCTTGTGGGAAGGTGTTTATAGGTGTAAATTCACTCTaccgtacgaaaaaaaatccctaACCAATTGTCATACAGCACTGCATCGTCGAAAGATGACACGATAATGAGTCGGTGTCGATTTAGACATATTGAGAAACCGCAGAAGATAAtaattgtaggtaattttacGTAGAGTAAGTGGGGGCAAGAGTACGTAGCGGGGTAAGAGTccgattttgaatttctcatatttggctacactgaaaaatttcaatttttttagtcacaTGTACCTTTAGCAAAATTTAGTCACCCTACAAAAATTGGCAACCCTGCGACGTGTTTAAGTAGTGAAAATATCAGTTTATATTTTTCACTGTTCTCCACTGTAATTTTTACGTCTTCATATTTAGCATTGTTggataggtattaggaaattgatgaatatttttagactAGGGAGAGTAGCGAGTGTTGTAGGTATAAAAGGATTCACATATTGGATTATTGGGATGGGTATTTAGGATAAAAGGAAACCTACCTATCAACATAAAATTAAGCTCTatcgaaaataatgataatatgaTTCGAATTAACAAGCAAGAAACCAAAAGAGAGGGGAGATTTAcacattatttacaaaataggcAGAGCCTATCAAAACGACAATCATGTTTCGGACTTGTCCTAATTATATAATTCGAATTGTAATTAGCTAAGAATTACGTACATTTCAACCTCAAGGGAGAAAATAGATGGTACTGTCTTAATAGATCTACTCCGAGATCATCTCATTTCATTAATTAGGTCCTATTAAGTCTTTAACTAGACTATCTAATTGAATCTAACCACTAAACCATTACCTTGGATATTTCGTACTCAGATTTTAACGGAGCCATTTACCTTGGCTATCTCTAAACCTAACTATGAAATAAGACCTATATTCTGACCGGAACTGGCATGGGATCAAGTCCCAGCCATGCCGGTGTACTCGAAAATATGACTTACTCCATTAGATCCAATACTCGAATCAATCAGAAAAACATGTTCCTTTGAGCAAATTAACTTTCACGACACGAATATTAGATCATTGAAAATAGTTTAATTAATCATTCGAATTAGAAACAATTTACATTgcaatttgaataataaaagataaaaaaacgGTCGAACATATATCACACGTTCTTACTATTACATCGAATAAAAACATACTGCcgctaggtaggtaagtacctagcgtCATAAACTTTTCCATTTCCCACTCTAGATTTATTCTCTGAAGTAAGCTCTTCGAATTCATGTAATAAGTACAGTCTATCCCATGATAGCAAGGGGTACTTATACTACATAAACTCTCCCCCCGACAAGGAAGAAATCGCCGAGTAGGAAAAGGAAAAGCTAGACTACACAAGTAAGAAACagaaatacaataatttttctactGATATGATAAATCGAAtgacaaatgaaaaatctaATAAACTATTTTACAAAACCTTCAtaaggaaaaattattcaatgatcagatttttaaacaaaaacaaaacaaaacaaatcgaACTAAACACCAATAACaataattcgaataaaaaagaaaaaagaaaaataaaatatttacagaGTCATATCCGGGTAGATTTAGTCGCAATCGATAAACAGTAcacaaaattcacaattttcacgAGGAACACGTACAAAATACACGAGaagaagaaatacaaaaatcgaattaaaagtCGATATAATCCTCGTCATAACGGCAACCTTTGATCTTCTCGATGCAATAATTCTGAACAGGTTCGAATTCAGCCTTGATGTCATCAGGAGTCGCTTCCCGTAACGTTCGCATTAATCCCCTAATTCGAATTTCTGGGACTTTTTCTTTACAACGAATTGATCGCAACCTTCGATTCTCCTCAGGACCCATGATCGACATATCCAATTTATCTGGGTCAAATCGATTAATGTGCGGAATCAATTGTCTTCCGAGAATTATCGTTCCTAACCTTGGATCACGTCCTCTGGATACAGGGAAATCGGCGACGTAACAATTGAACAAATGTTCTTCTTCGACATGCCATCTGATATTAGGGGTTAATCGAATCGGAACGGTAGTACGTTTGTGAGAAAGCACTCGAACAAAATCTTTCCACGGTACGTATGTGGCGCGTGGATGTTGTAACTCGGTGAATTGAAAATCGACAAAAGGTGTTAAATTGTCGACGGCGTCTTGGCTGATTAACGAAACTGGCAACGTCGCATCAAATATTATTTCCAATTCCTGGCCACGTACATTACCGAGTATGGTGAGAAGATGATTCACCTCCAGGTTCCTGTCTTCGTAGCTCCATCTCGGGAAATCGACGTACTCGTgaggaaaaatttcttcagaaaccGTTTTCCGCACAAAGTTCAAGTGGTTCCTCCAGCATAAAGCTTCAACTCGGGTACGAGGCCACTCAAACGTCTGTCTACGCACATGACGTGGAAAAATCGGTACCACAATATGGTAATTAACGGTGGTCCCTCTATTGAGGCCATTCCAGAGACGTAAGTAGAGTGAAGAAAAATCTGGACCGTTCCATTCGAATGCCATAAGTATATAATTTCTCGGATAAAAAGGCGGAACGTATGTCTGGAATCTCTGCTCTGGGATTTTGTTCGAATCGATAAGATCACGAGCGAAGTTTTGTTTGCCATCGATTTCGGCGTAGTTGAACCGTGGAAAAGTTACTCGAAGATAAGCACGATCGTTGGGAGGGATGACTGGAATTGCTGCAGGAATCACCGCTGGAACATTCGAATTACTAGATCTATCAGTGACTACATTTTCAACATCATTCGAATCGACAGGCTTCTTGTTATCAGATGAATTCTCGGATTTAtcattgcatttttcattttcagcatcTGTAGACGGCGGTCGAACGAAGATGTGATCACTTGAAGATGCAATCGCTGGAGGTACCAAATATGAAGTTGAAGGTGCGCTATCCGAATTCGCCTTTAATTGGGCCAACATGCTTTCAAGTGTGAAAGGTAGCGGTTCGTCGGTCGTGATTAATCGATGAGATGGTAGTTCACCTTCGGCAAAGTGAAATGTTACTGATTTCGGTGGCTTCGGTAACACTTCGGGCTCATGACGTTTGGCTTCTGGCAAACTTTCATCTGGGCTTTTCAGCTCAGATTTCTTAGAATCACATCTGGTAAGGTTGACAGATAATTCACGTCTCGTTGAATTGATTATTCGAACATCATTTTCGGAAAGAGTAACGTTGAGATCGTGGAATGTCTTATTTAATTGCTCGGAGTTTGATTCGAACACATCGTCATCGTCACCATCAGTCGTATCAAAAACATTATCAGAGTTCTCTTCGGCGGACTGAGCAGTAGCTGCGACGTTATCGTTTGCTGGAATTCGAATAGGAGCGATGACTTCTTCAGCATTTTCAACATGAACGGCGGGAATTACGTACGGTGGCAGATTCAAATCGTCGACGGAGAAGGCTCTTCGTATATTTATCGAAAGATTCGGACGAGCGAGAGGAGGCGGAGGTACCCAAAGCGAGGTGATTGAGTCAACTAAGAACGATCGTAAATTGATGATTTCAACCGCAACGGAAGACACCTGTTCAGATAGCTTCGGAGCCGGATCGGGTATGACGCAGCGCTTGAAACCTTTTATCAGATCAGCAGCCAAGACGGTTAAGAGATACTCTCTGATATACAGCTCGATTCGTTGAAATTCGCTCTCTCTGTAATACTCTGCCAGTTCAGGATGAAGATTGAGACGATCGATATAGCGGCGAATGGTTGTTTTAATCGGACAGGTGACCTCTTGGAAAACAATCAATAATGTCCGCTGCTGTTTTCCACGTACGTACATTACTCGTAGATCAAGGTCATCTGCTGTGCAAGTATGAGCAGCGATGTTCTGCATTTGTTGATTCTTTAGAGGATGCACGTGTCCCTCGAGACAACTCGCGTACATGTTATTCTGTGAACAaattaaaataccatttttcataGATTAGAATAATTCTACGAgacttttttattcgaatacaAACTATTTTATAACGctaaaatataattaaaaaagaGAGAGGGAGAAAAGAAGACTAAGACAAGACGAGACTTAAGACACTACTCTATAGGAGGCGTTTCTGGATCATCAGTTGCCTTGTCGTATTTTTTCAGATGTCTAATGTTCTCACGAATGATGTAGCCGGGTCTATTTTCGTCTTCCAACTCGTAAACGTTGATCCAAGGTTTACTGACTATTTTATAAGGACCTTTCCACTGATGAGACAGTTTAGCGGCGACACCTTTTTCTTTCGAAGATTGGACTCGGTTTTTTACGAAGACACGATCCCCTTCTTTTAATCGAACTGGAGGATGAACTTTGCTAAAATATTCTCTTCTTTTCTCGATTTCTTTACGTTGATTATCGAATATCTTCTGATGGAGATTTTCAGGTAATTTCCGTTTCTTTACAATTTCAACGAGTGGATCAGGAACGAGTCTACCTTTAACTGCTTCATAGGGAATACATCCAGTCACAGCACTCTCAGTGTAATTGAGTTTTCGCTCAATATCAGGAATAATACGACACCATGCTTTCTGCTTATCACTGAGGTATTTTCGAATACTTGAACCTAATGTGCTCATTATACGTTCGGCAGGATTCGAATTTGGCGTATAACGCGATGTATAACGTATTTGAACATTCTTTTTGAGCCAATATTTTCTCCatagttttgaagaaaattgcggTCCATTATCGCTCAAAATGATCTTTGGGCAACCAAATTCAGCCATCCATTTTTCCATTCGATCAATGATATTCGTAGAAGTCACGACTTTCATTGGGTAAAGTCTAACGTATTTAGTGAAATGATCCTCTATTACGAATACATGGTCAACACCAGCTGTACTAGATGGAATTGGGCCAAAATTATCCAGGCAAAGAATATGATTAAAGTTGTCAGATGTTATCGACTGAATTGGACCATACATTCTTGACGTAGTTCGCATTGATACCTGGCAAGATATACAACCATTAACGTATTGTTGCACTTGTGACGTCAGTCCAGGCCAATCAAAATGCCTACGAATAATTCGAATTAATTTCGTGATTCCAACGTGCCCATAGTCATAATGGTAATGGTTAATGATATCAAGTTGAAGATTACTTGGAATGAAAATTCTCCATTcttggtcattttgattttggaaaacaatCAACTTTAAATTATCATCAATTCGAACTCGTTCTGGTGCTTTTGCGATCCAATTTTGAACTGCTGTATCATTATTTTGAATCGAACGAAGTCTTCGAAATTCAGTATACAAACACTTCGGTGTTACATAATCGAATAGAAATATGGTGAAATTCTTATCGTTTTCAGTGATGTTAAATGAATAGCGAGACAAAAAATCTGCGATCGAATTCTCAGCTCCAGCAATATGACGAATATTGATACGAAAATTATCCAGGTAAAGTAACCACTTTATAATTCTATTCGGAAgtaattgatttttcttcaaataggtGACTGCTATGTTGTCAGTATACAAGTTCACCTCATTTCCAGCGagcaaataataatttttagccAATAGATGTACAACGGCTAATAATTCTAGTTCCATCACAGAGTAGGATTTTTCGTATCCTTTTAAGACTCTGGAAGTAAAAGCTATCGGCATCATAAGATCTTTCCCATTCTTTCTATTCGGTTGCATAACAACACCTCCAATTGCCTTCGTAGACGCATCAGTATACACGTAGAAGGGCTTGGAAAAGTCAGGGTAAGTGAGAAGGGTTTCATTGGCTAATTCttgtttcaataaattgaaacattGGATGTTCTCTTCAGTCCAAAtgaaaacaccttttttagcaATCATCGCATATAAAGGCTCACACAGCAGGCTGATTCTCGGCATATATTCTCGGTAGTACTGAAACATACCGAGAAACTGCTGGAGGCACTTTACATCTTTGGgaagctcaaaattcaatatcggTTCTATCTTTTCCGGATCTACCTGTACGCCTTCGTCAGAAAAGATCATTcccaaatattttatttttcttcgacaCCACTGTGTCTTACGGAGATTTAAAGTCATTCCCGCAGCTTTGACTTTTTCGAGAAAGATTCGAATATGCTCAAGATGCTCCTCTATTGTCTTCGAATAGATAATTACATCGTCTACGTAAACTCCTGTGAAATCTTCACATCCGCGGAGTACCAATCTCAAAGCGTAGACAAATGCTGCAAGGGAATCCTCCGTACCAAAACCAACTACTGTCATGACTAATGGAATGCCATCGACAGTAAATGATAAAACGCATTGTTGGTCATCGACTACTTTTATTTGCATAAAACCATTGTTGAAATCGAATATCGTAAAGTAGTTCGCGTCTTTGAACTTCATACGCATATGGTTTATGTTCGGAGGTTCTGTAGAATGACGATAGATAAATTCATTCAATGGACGACCATCAAGACAGATTCGAACTTTACCACCTCCTTTGTCAACGTATACTAATCCTAATTTATAAGGAGACTGTCTTTCAACTACCTTTCCCTCTTCTTTCCACTTTCGGATGATTTCGTGGACTCCATCTTCATATCGATGTGGAATAGGCCTGGTTTTACACCAAACTTTATGAGGAGGGGGAAGTTTATTTCCCACAAAGGCAAACCTATGCTCGTAACAATTACATAGACCTATCCTGTTTTCAAATGGCTCATAATTGTTATATAGGTGCTTACGCAACGTACCTTTGTGTTTTTGAGATAATTCCGTGCCTTCGACAGCTTCTTCGATTTTGTAACGAAGCTCAGTTTCGATGACATACTCAGGATTCTCGCTaatcgaaaatatttcttctGGTTTGATGAAGTTGATGAAATGAACCTCTTTTAACGGCTGTTGTTTAGGATCAGGTTTTAATTCGAAATTGACTGGAACTTTTTCAGCTTCTTGATACGGAATCGTAAACGTTCGATTTTTACCGGAAGTATTGGCAGGATCAGTTAATTCGATATAATTTTTCGCCGTAAAGATGACCATTTCGAATGCTCGCATTAGGTTGCGACCGATGATAAGCTGAGCGTTGAGGTCTTTAACAATGAATACTTGAATGTTATAGACGCTCTTATTTGGCTTTTGAGTAGGAAAGCTGATTGATAAATATGCCATTTTATTTATCTTAGGATGTGATTTTGTAGCAGCCAATGTAAACTTCTGGCCCATCCCTTCAGCTTTCACTTCGCTTTTCTTGTATTCTGGATATTCTGCTAAAATACGCTCGTAAGCGTTTTCGTTCATTAGAACGTGCGAACACCCGTTATCAATCAGAGCATCGAtctcaattttgccaaattgaacTTTGATTTTAGGTGAAATGTCTTTATTCGAATACTCAATATCGACTGGTTGTAATACGTCGATGATGCTGTCATTCAAATTGAATACTACTGGAGCATCTGTACGTCCATAAAGATGATCGAGATTTTCATCTTTCGGTTGTGGCTTTGTAGATTCGAATATGTTGATATGGCAAAACTTCTTCATAAAGCTACACATTTCGTATTGTAGTTTAtttaattcgaatattttccaaCCTGCCAAATCTGCTTTAGCGGTCTTCGGATTAACGCCACCTTGATATAATTCTCGTTTTATATCGTACAAGATATTTCCTTCAGCCACGTATTTAAACCATCGCTTTTCATTTGGAATTAGTTCGTAACGTTTTACAAATGGAGAAAACGCGTTCCAAAACAGGCATTTATCTTGCTTGCCTGCTGTAAAGTAAATCGTTTTATTTACTTCTTCGAGAGTTTCCCAATATTCTACTGTTGGAACAGCAAAGTTAGTCGGAGCGATCAAAGCGAGAACAATGTGCTTGAGTTGGTAATTATCACGTAATCgcattatcaatttttccaattccatttggaAAATCGAACTATCAAGCTTCTTGAATGTTGATTCTTGCAATCCTAGATGGATAATTGCATGTTCGACGCCGGCCGGAATATCGAAGGTGTGTTCATCGAATAACTGATTGACTTTTTTAGCAGTTAAATTGTCACCaactaatttgtaattttccaaattacaagcGGGTTTCTTATCATATTGACGCAAGAAACGGAACATGACGTTGCTACCGATGTAAAGTATTCCATCACAAAACAAATAAACTGGTTCTTTCTGTTTTGGAATTTCTGGAATGACTGGTGGTACAATCGGTGCATTTTTGGTATTTACAATGGAAGCATTCGGTAAAGTGAACTTTTTGGTCGGCTTAACTCGAGTGAAGGTACTACTGCGACCTTTGGTAGCACCTTTCAGTAGTTTAAATCATTGGGATCAAATTCGCAATCGAAAGCTTCACCTTCAGGTTCTGGTTCATGTTCTTTCGGCTTCACGTAATCGACTAATTGATGATTTTGATCGATGATGTAAATTTGAGCATTAGGTTCATTTTCTACTTCCTTTATGCTCTCGATTTTCTTCAATTGGTATTTGCCATCTTTTGAACTGACGTATTTGAGCAGCTGAccctttttaaacttttcaaaaggaTTCGGCTTATTCGAAGATGGCTTTGGTGGCTCTTTATTCGAACTGGAACCACTGGAGGATTTACTGGAACTTGAACCATCTTTATTCGAATATGATTTCTTCTCTTTGTCAAGCATAGGTTTCGTGACTTGATGGTAATACGAAGATGCGTCAATATTCTTTTCTTTAGAAGTACCGGAGAATTCaagtttcgtaattttttcaattaaatcttCAATAGAGTCGGTAGGTGAACACTCTTTGAAAACTTCTCGATATTTCATTCCGATTTTATTGTCTTCCAATAAAACTTCAGATACGTATTTTGCTTCTACAGAAGAATTCCAATGTAAACGGCGCAACCAGAAGGTGGCATAATCGACAGCACTCTGTTGAGGTTTTTTGACACTCtcattgaaacattttaattcATTAGAATGCTCACGAACATTCGAatacattttaatcaatttgatCGCATTCTCATGCCATGGAGTATCTACTTTCATTTGTTTCttgaaattcaataaatctGGAGAATCGAGAAAATGATCGAATCCAATATTGTATTCTTGGTTGGTTTTAACTAGTTGACGAATCTCGTTTTCGAATTCTACGATGAATTCTTCGACACAACGATGGTCTTTTCCAGCTGTCCAAGATTTCAAACgagcattttgaagaattgtcTTGGTAGCTTTGTTGTGATTCGAATTATCGACGCTGGAAAATACaactggtgaaattttcaataacgaTCTAGTACCGGGAATACCGAAAGAAAGCTCTTCACTATCAGCTGCTAAATTATAGTTGCGTTTCGGTATTATCAAACAAGTAGGTTGAGGAACAAAGTCTTGATTTCGacctccacctccaccaccACGTCCACCTTGTTGTTGAGGTTGTGGAAC contains:
- the LOC135842334 gene encoding uncharacterized protein LOC135842334; translation: MTSIENNMYASCLEGHVHPLKNQQMQNIAAHTCTADDLDLRVMYVRGKQQRTLLIVFQEVTCPIKTTIRRYIDRLNLHPELAEYYRESEFQRIELYIREYLLTVLAADLIKGFKRCVIPDPAPKLSEQVSSVAVEIINLRSFLVDSITSLWVPPPPLARPNLSINIRRAFSVDDLNLPPYVIPAVHVENAEEVIAPIRIPANDNVAATAQSAEENSDNVFDTTDGDDDDVFESNSEQLNKTFHDLNVTLSENDVRIINSTRRELSVNLTRCDSKKSELKSPDESLPEAKRHEPEVLPKPPKSVTFHFAEGELPSHRLITTDEPLPFTLESMLAQLKANSDSAPSTSYLVPPAIASSSDHIFVRPPSTDAENEKCNDKSENSSDNKKPVDSNDVENVVTDRSSNSNVPAVIPAAIPVIPPNDRAYLRVTFPRFNYAEIDGKQNFARDLIDSNKIPEQRFQTYVPPFYPRNYILMAFEWNGPDFSSLYLRLWNGLNRGTTVNYHIVVPIFPRHVRRQTFEWPRTRVEALCWRNHLNFVRKTVSEEIFPHEYVDFPRWSYEDRNLEVNHLLTILGNVRGQELEIIFDATLPVSLISQDAVDNLTPFVDFQFTELQHPRATYVPWKDFVRVLSHKRTTVPIRLTPNIRWHVEEEHLFNCYVADFPVSRGRDPRLGTIILGRQLIPHINRFDPDKLDMSIMGPEENRRLRSIRCKEKVPEIRIRGLMRTLREATPDDIKAEFEPVQNYCIEKIKGCRYDEDYIDF